In Saccharothrix syringae, the following are encoded in one genomic region:
- a CDS encoding ROK family transcriptional regulator, with product MSGPARATHHASSKAAVLDVIRAAGTISRVGLINATGFTGATISTVVRKLIDEGLVVETGRAESTGGKRRVLLQLNHSARYAVGVHLDHAGITYVLTNLGGSVVARISRAGAGAAEPGTVVTRMADEVGTLIDGVGVERNRVLGLGLVSPGPFSSTAGIGLTPPSMRKWEDFPLHQALEQATNLPVVLDNDATAAALGEHWSGGIGGTAAALYMGTGIGAGLVINGVAYRGSSGNAGEVGHICVDANGPECWCGARGCVEVMAGPAAVVAAARADPVLARSAGLTGRSRSVSSDFAAVSRAARRGEPSALAILERSARCVATAARTLANIMDLEVLVLTGPSFAIAGSVYLPVVRDELDRAFFSRAAHGVDVRLSRSAATASAIGGAALVLQSELVPLHEGLRLPENLADSEPAPLPAEGA from the coding sequence GTGAGCGGACCTGCGCGGGCGACGCACCACGCGAGCAGCAAGGCCGCCGTGCTCGACGTGATCCGCGCTGCCGGGACGATCAGCCGCGTCGGCCTGATCAACGCCACGGGCTTCACCGGCGCGACGATCTCCACGGTCGTCCGCAAGCTCATCGACGAGGGCCTCGTGGTCGAGACCGGCCGCGCCGAGTCCACCGGCGGCAAGCGGCGGGTGCTCCTCCAGCTCAACCACTCGGCGCGCTACGCCGTGGGCGTGCACCTGGACCACGCGGGCATCACCTACGTGCTGACCAACCTCGGCGGGTCCGTGGTGGCCCGCATCTCCCGGGCGGGCGCGGGCGCGGCCGAGCCGGGGACCGTCGTCACGCGCATGGCCGACGAGGTCGGCACCCTGATCGACGGCGTGGGCGTCGAGCGCAACCGCGTCCTGGGCCTCGGCCTGGTCTCCCCCGGCCCGTTCAGCTCGACCGCCGGCATCGGCCTGACCCCGCCGTCCATGCGCAAGTGGGAGGACTTCCCCCTGCACCAGGCACTGGAGCAGGCCACCAACCTGCCCGTCGTGCTGGACAACGACGCCACCGCCGCCGCCCTGGGCGAGCACTGGTCCGGTGGTATCGGCGGCACGGCGGCGGCGCTCTACATGGGCACCGGCATCGGCGCCGGCCTGGTGATCAACGGGGTGGCCTACCGGGGCAGCAGCGGCAACGCCGGCGAGGTCGGGCACATCTGCGTGGACGCCAACGGCCCCGAGTGCTGGTGCGGGGCGCGCGGTTGCGTGGAGGTCATGGCCGGGCCCGCCGCCGTGGTGGCCGCCGCCCGCGCCGACCCGGTGCTGGCCCGGTCCGCCGGGTTGACCGGGCGGTCGCGGTCGGTGTCCTCGGACTTCGCGGCGGTCAGCCGGGCGGCCCGGCGCGGCGAGCCGTCCGCGCTGGCCATCCTGGAGCGCTCGGCCCGCTGCGTCGCCACGGCCGCGCGCACGCTGGCCAACATCATGGACCTGGAGGTGCTGGTCCTGACCGGGCCCAGCTTCGCCATCGCCGGGTCGGTGTACCTGCCCGTGGTGCGCGACGAGCTGGACCGGGCGTTCTTCTCCCGGGCCGCGCACGGGGTGGACGTCCGGCTGTCGCGCTCCGCCGCCACCGCGTCCGCGATCGGCGGGGCGGCGCTGGTGCTCCAGTCCGAGCTGGTGCCCCTGCACGAGGGGCTGCGGCTGCCGGAGAACCTGGCGGACTCGGAACCCGCGCCACTGCCGGCCGAAGGGGCCTGA
- a CDS encoding SGNH/GDSL hydrolase family protein, protein MRDLTRRRVAGLFATCVATAALGAPPATAAPAAKWAALGDSYTAGVFIGAPSPSLGSGERDGCDRTSGSYPDLVGRALSANPPSGRAVELTDVSCGGATVAEIGESRQTPISPVQPPADGWPAVAAQVERAELGVDTEVVTIGVGGNSLPVSTVLISCLVAGVGQPDDATPCRDAYESQGTFFDPESIHDKYDRVTREYAAMLQAVTFQAPGAELITVGYPTVFPDDPATCDRRDTTELAARVEGFGVLSATHGDIAWMREVLAHLNEIIEGVTELSGGTYVDAAGPSRGHDVCTSAAEKHVEGICGQAEDYWPAELPLGQFTLTCADGERATLVHPNAAGHATTAGAVEAAVRAALG, encoded by the coding sequence ATGCGAGACCTGACCCGCCGACGCGTCGCCGGCCTGTTCGCCACCTGCGTCGCGACCGCCGCCCTGGGCGCACCGCCCGCCACCGCCGCGCCCGCGGCCAAGTGGGCGGCCCTGGGCGACTCCTACACCGCCGGGGTGTTCATCGGCGCTCCGAGCCCCTCCCTGGGCAGCGGCGAGCGGGACGGTTGCGACCGCACCAGCGGCTCCTACCCCGACCTGGTCGGCCGCGCGCTGTCCGCGAACCCGCCCTCGGGCCGGGCGGTCGAGCTGACCGACGTCAGTTGCGGCGGCGCCACCGTGGCCGAGATCGGCGAGAGCCGGCAGACCCCGATCAGCCCGGTCCAACCGCCGGCGGACGGCTGGCCGGCCGTGGCCGCCCAGGTCGAACGCGCGGAACTGGGCGTGGACACCGAGGTCGTCACGATCGGCGTCGGCGGAAACAGCCTGCCGGTGTCCACGGTGCTGATCTCGTGCCTGGTCGCCGGCGTCGGGCAGCCCGACGACGCGACCCCCTGCCGGGACGCCTACGAATCCCAGGGCACGTTCTTCGACCCCGAGTCGATCCACGACAAGTACGACCGGGTCACCAGGGAGTACGCCGCCATGCTGCAAGCGGTGACGTTCCAGGCCCCGGGGGCCGAGCTGATCACCGTCGGCTACCCCACCGTCTTCCCCGACGACCCCGCCACCTGCGACCGCCGGGACACCACCGAGCTGGCCGCCCGGGTCGAGGGCTTCGGCGTGCTCTCGGCCACCCACGGCGACATCGCCTGGATGCGCGAGGTCCTCGCCCACCTGAACGAGATCATCGAGGGGGTCACCGAGCTGTCCGGCGGCACCTACGTCGACGCCGCCGGTCCGAGCCGCGGCCACGACGTGTGCACGTCGGCGGCCGAGAAGCACGTGGAGGGGATCTGCGGCCAGGCCGAGGACTACTGGCCCGCCGAGCTGCCCCTCGGCCAGTTCACCCTGACGTGCGCGGACGGCGAGCGGGCCACGCTGGTGCACCCCAACGCCGCCGGTCACGCCACCACCGCCGGCGCGGTCGAAGCCGCCGTCCGCGCGGCGCTGGGCTGA
- a CDS encoding helix-turn-helix domain-containing protein — protein sequence MDSRSSNALSRELGDALRRARYRSTARFNAFAAEMGWSPGRLSKVERGTRGASEVDIARYVGHLHADQETYKHIMKLAQEQNTGHLVRSHEPAMPDDLRALLIHEQTAEVIWSYEIIAIPGLLQTADYARGLMRTPQGEYCVAQRMKRQKIFDKPQPPQGRFFIHEAALMRVSGGPQVMYEQMLQLLFRGGVRLVPFAVALPGSLDVPFTFMTFAEHAPVSYSNIGTAGVFSDSPDTTFGFYQCCEDLDRVALSEGESRSVFADWAGRYDRLREEQRESGGDAVA from the coding sequence ATGGACTCACGTTCGTCGAACGCGCTCAGTCGCGAACTCGGTGACGCCCTCCGCAGGGCCCGGTACCGGTCCACCGCCAGGTTCAACGCCTTCGCGGCCGAGATGGGCTGGTCACCCGGGAGGCTGTCGAAGGTGGAACGCGGTACCCGTGGGGCGAGCGAGGTGGACATAGCCCGGTACGTCGGCCACCTGCACGCTGACCAGGAGACTTACAAGCACATCATGAAGCTGGCCCAGGAGCAGAACACGGGACACCTGGTCCGCTCGCACGAGCCGGCGATGCCCGACGACCTGCGCGCGCTGCTCATCCACGAGCAGACCGCTGAGGTCATCTGGTCCTACGAGATCATCGCGATTCCCGGATTGCTGCAAACGGCGGATTACGCTCGCGGGCTCATGCGCACCCCGCAGGGGGAGTATTGCGTAGCCCAGCGAATGAAGCGGCAGAAGATCTTCGACAAGCCCCAGCCGCCACAGGGTCGCTTCTTCATCCACGAGGCGGCCTTGATGCGGGTATCGGGCGGCCCTCAGGTGATGTACGAGCAGATGCTGCAACTGCTGTTCCGCGGCGGGGTGCGATTGGTGCCCTTCGCGGTCGCCCTGCCCGGCTCGCTGGACGTGCCCTTCACGTTCATGACCTTCGCCGAGCACGCGCCGGTCTCGTACTCCAACATCGGGACGGCGGGGGTGTTCTCGGACTCTCCGGACACCACCTTCGGGTTCTACCAGTGCTGCGAGGATCTCGACCGGGTGGCGCTGAGTGAGGGAGAATCGCGGTCGGTGTTCGCCGACTGGGCGGGCCGCTACGACCGACTGCGGGAGGAACAGCGTGAGTCCGGAGGCGATGCGGTGGCGTAA
- a CDS encoding DUF397 domain-containing protein, giving the protein MSPEAMRWRKSSYSEGENTNCVEVAFTPEVVGVRDSKNTTPQLTFPASAWRAFLATTPRP; this is encoded by the coding sequence GTGAGTCCGGAGGCGATGCGGTGGCGTAAGAGCAGCTACAGCGAGGGCGAGAACACGAACTGCGTAGAGGTGGCCTTCACCCCGGAGGTCGTCGGCGTGCGGGACTCCAAGAACACCACCCCACAGCTGACCTTCCCCGCGTCCGCGTGGCGCGCCTTCCTCGCCACCACCCCGCGCCCCTAG
- a CDS encoding ThuA domain-containing protein — protein sequence MKALVVRGGWDGHSPVEATDAFLPFLRSSGFAVDVSDSLEVYNSSLPAYDLVVQCWSDGELTEEQFGCLEGAVRSGTGLAGWHGGLVDAFRHSRGYMRMVGGQFVAHPGDFVEHRVDVVSTHPVVAGVRGFTVRTEQYWVLTDGLNDVHATTTFAPEDPWHAPLTVPAVWTRRWGAGRIFACTLGHAPQDLAVPQVRTMVERGMLWAAGRS from the coding sequence GTGAAGGCACTCGTGGTTCGCGGCGGCTGGGACGGGCACTCGCCGGTGGAGGCGACGGACGCGTTCCTGCCGTTCCTGCGCTCGTCGGGGTTCGCGGTGGACGTGTCGGACTCGCTGGAGGTCTACAACTCGTCGCTGCCCGCCTACGACCTGGTCGTGCAGTGCTGGAGCGACGGTGAGCTGACCGAGGAGCAGTTCGGGTGCCTGGAGGGCGCGGTGCGGTCGGGCACCGGGCTGGCCGGGTGGCACGGCGGGCTGGTGGACGCGTTCCGGCACTCGCGCGGCTACATGCGGATGGTGGGCGGGCAGTTCGTGGCCCACCCCGGCGACTTCGTGGAGCACCGCGTGGACGTTGTGTCGACGCACCCGGTGGTGGCGGGGGTGCGGGGGTTCACGGTGCGGACCGAGCAGTACTGGGTGCTGACGGACGGGTTGAACGACGTGCACGCGACCACCACGTTCGCTCCCGAGGACCCCTGGCACGCGCCGCTGACGGTGCCGGCGGTGTGGACTCGGCGGTGGGGAGCCGGGCGGATCTTCGCCTGCACGCTGGGGCACGCGCCGCAGGACCTGGCGGTGCCCCAGGTGCGGACGATGGTCGAGCGGGGGATGTTGTGGGCGGCCGGTCGTAGCTGA
- a CDS encoding NtaA/DmoA family FMN-dependent monooxygenase (This protein belongs to a clade of FMN-dependent monooxygenases, within a broader family of flavin-dependent oxidoreductases, the luciferase-like monooxygenase (LMM) family, some of whose members use coenzyme F420 rather than FMN.): MPKKQVHLAAHFPGVNNTTVWSHPDAGSHIEFSSFAHLARTAERAKFDFFFLAEGLRLREQAGKIYDLDVVGRPDTFTVLSALAAVTERLGLAGTINSTFNEPYEVARQFSTLDHLSGGRAAWNVVTSWDAFTGENFRRGGFLPQEQRYERAKRFLDAATVLFDSWRDGGEFAYRDEHFDISGRFDLPRSPQGRPVILQAGDSDEGREFAAAKADAIFSRHAGLEEGRAFHADVKGRLAKYGRRPEDLVVLPAATFALADTDAEAHELAHEVRRQQVSGQTAIKVLEQLWNADLSDHDPDGPLPSFDPVVGGDHIAQGRASVRMHRDPIAVATKWRELAEAKKLSIRELVIETSAKQTFIGSPSTIAGQIDDLVQADAADGFILVPHVTPVGLDDFADRVVPLLQERGVFRTEYTGPTLRDHLGLAPL; this comes from the coding sequence ATGCCCAAGAAGCAGGTCCACCTCGCCGCGCACTTCCCCGGCGTCAACAACACGACCGTGTGGAGCCACCCCGACGCGGGCAGCCACATCGAGTTCTCCTCCTTCGCCCACCTCGCCCGCACCGCCGAGCGCGCGAAGTTCGACTTCTTCTTCCTCGCCGAGGGACTGCGCCTGCGCGAGCAGGCCGGGAAGATCTACGACCTGGACGTGGTGGGCCGGCCCGACACGTTCACCGTGCTCTCCGCGCTGGCCGCCGTGACGGAACGGCTCGGGCTGGCCGGGACGATCAACTCCACGTTCAACGAGCCCTACGAGGTGGCGCGGCAGTTCTCCACGCTCGACCACCTGTCGGGCGGGCGCGCCGCGTGGAACGTGGTGACCTCCTGGGACGCCTTCACCGGCGAGAACTTCCGGCGCGGCGGCTTCCTGCCGCAGGAGCAGCGCTACGAGCGGGCCAAGCGGTTCCTGGACGCGGCGACGGTGCTGTTCGACTCCTGGCGCGACGGCGGCGAGTTCGCCTACCGCGACGAGCACTTCGACATCTCCGGCCGGTTCGACCTGCCGCGCTCGCCGCAGGGCAGGCCGGTGATCCTCCAGGCGGGCGACTCCGACGAGGGCCGCGAGTTCGCCGCCGCCAAGGCCGACGCGATCTTCTCCCGCCACGCCGGCCTGGAGGAGGGCCGGGCGTTCCACGCCGACGTCAAGGGCAGGCTGGCCAAGTACGGGCGGCGGCCGGAGGACCTGGTGGTGCTGCCTGCGGCGACGTTCGCGCTCGCGGACACCGACGCCGAGGCGCACGAGCTGGCCCACGAGGTGCGCCGGCAGCAGGTCAGCGGGCAGACCGCCATCAAGGTGCTCGAACAGCTCTGGAACGCCGACCTGTCCGACCACGACCCGGACGGCCCGCTGCCCTCGTTCGACCCGGTCGTGGGCGGCGACCACATCGCGCAGGGACGCGCCAGCGTGCGCATGCACCGCGACCCGATCGCGGTGGCGACCAAGTGGCGCGAGCTGGCCGAGGCGAAGAAGCTCTCCATCCGCGAGCTGGTCATCGAGACCAGCGCCAAGCAGACGTTCATCGGCTCGCCCTCGACCATCGCCGGGCAGATCGACGACCTGGTGCAGGCCGACGCGGCCGACGGGTTCATCCTCGTGCCGCACGTGACGCCGGTCGGGCTCGACGACTTCGCCGACCGCGTGGTGCCGCTGCTCCAGGAGCGCGGCGTGTTCCGCACCGAGTACACCGGGCCGACGCTGCGCGACCACCTCGGCCTGGCTCCCCTGTAG
- a CDS encoding LLM class flavin-dependent oxidoreductase, with protein sequence MGNELHLAVALEGDGVTPDYWVDLVREAERGLLDLVTLDGSLDPVLVASRVAPLTSRIGLVPAVVATHTEPFHVSKAIATLDYVSQGRAGVWVRVSEDPAEARLFGRREISAETRDGLVAEAGDHVEVLRRLWDSWEDDAEIRDVATGRFVDRDKLHYIDFEGRYFSVKGPSITPRPPQGQPLVAASSGEAGGVDLVFTTSPDEAARSPHHFVDHVVSGRSAPGEVADLVAEWHAAGVRGVRLRPERLPDDLSLIVSDVVPLLQERGVFRTEYTATTLRGHLGLPRPANRYAA encoded by the coding sequence ATGGGGAACGAACTGCACTTGGCCGTGGCCCTGGAGGGCGACGGGGTCACCCCGGACTACTGGGTGGACCTGGTGCGCGAGGCCGAACGGGGCCTGCTGGACCTGGTGACGCTGGACGGCTCGCTGGACCCGGTGCTCGTCGCGTCCCGGGTCGCGCCGCTGACCTCGCGCATCGGCCTGGTGCCCGCGGTGGTCGCCACGCACACCGAGCCGTTCCACGTGTCCAAGGCCATCGCCACGCTGGACTACGTCAGCCAGGGGCGGGCGGGGGTGTGGGTGCGCGTCTCGGAGGACCCCGCGGAGGCGAGGCTCTTCGGGCGGCGCGAGATCTCCGCGGAGACCCGGGACGGGTTGGTGGCCGAGGCCGGCGACCACGTCGAGGTGCTGCGCCGGCTGTGGGACAGCTGGGAGGACGACGCGGAGATCCGGGACGTCGCCACCGGGCGGTTCGTCGACCGCGACAAGCTGCACTACATCGACTTCGAGGGCCGGTACTTCAGCGTGAAGGGGCCGTCCATCACGCCGCGGCCGCCGCAGGGGCAGCCGCTGGTCGCGGCGTCGTCGGGCGAGGCCGGTGGGGTCGACCTGGTGTTCACCACGTCGCCCGACGAGGCGGCGCGGTCGCCGCACCACTTCGTCGACCACGTGGTGTCCGGCCGGTCCGCTCCCGGTGAGGTCGCCGACCTGGTGGCCGAGTGGCACGCGGCAGGGGTGCGCGGGGTCCGGTTGCGGCCCGAGAGGCTGCCCGACGACCTGTCGCTGATCGTGTCCGACGTAGTGCCGCTGCTCCAGGAGCGGGGCGTGTTCCGCACCGAGTACACCGCCACCACGCTGCGCGGTCACCTCGGCCTGCCCCGGCCCGCCAACCGCTACGCCGCCTGA
- a CDS encoding FAD-dependent oxidoreductase, producing the protein MLDVVVVGGGAMGSAAAWQLAARGAEVVLVERFGPGHVFGASHGASRIFRLVYDDPLYVRFALEASALWRELGDVLTETGGIDHGAFGALPEVLAAAGSPGRLLSAGEAGERWPGFRFDGPVFFHPQSGRIHADRAVTALQGAAEHHGAVVRHRTRVVEVRPLGNSVEVVTEGGVLRARRAVVAVGAWTRKLLGDLIPLTVTEEQPAHFAPLADREWPSFIHHRTGTVYGLATPGEGVKVGLHGGGPVVDPDRRSFQPEPTRLAALRRYVRDWLPGLDADAVEPIHCTYTSTPTGDFVLDRRGPLVVAAGFSGHGFKFTPAVGRVLADLVLTDAAPEPRWVIPVPRKRPTV; encoded by the coding sequence GTGCTGGACGTGGTGGTGGTCGGCGGCGGGGCGATGGGGTCGGCCGCCGCGTGGCAGCTGGCCGCGCGCGGGGCCGAGGTGGTGCTGGTGGAGCGGTTCGGGCCGGGGCACGTGTTCGGGGCCTCGCACGGCGCCTCGCGGATCTTCCGGCTGGTCTACGACGACCCGCTCTACGTCCGGTTCGCGCTGGAGGCGTCGGCGCTGTGGCGCGAGCTGGGTGACGTGCTGACCGAGACCGGGGGTATCGACCACGGGGCGTTCGGCGCCCTGCCCGAGGTGTTGGCGGCGGCCGGGTCGCCCGGTCGGCTGCTGTCCGCCGGTGAGGCGGGGGAGCGGTGGCCGGGGTTCCGGTTCGACGGGCCGGTGTTCTTCCACCCGCAGTCCGGGCGCATCCACGCCGACCGGGCCGTGACCGCGCTTCAGGGTGCCGCCGAACACCACGGGGCCGTCGTCAGGCACCGGACGCGCGTGGTGGAGGTCCGGCCCCTGGGGAACAGCGTGGAGGTGGTCACCGAGGGCGGGGTCCTGCGTGCCCGGCGGGCCGTGGTGGCGGTGGGTGCCTGGACGCGCAAGCTGCTGGGGGACCTGATACCGCTGACCGTCACCGAGGAGCAGCCCGCGCACTTCGCGCCGCTGGCCGACCGGGAGTGGCCCTCGTTCATCCACCACCGGACGGGAACGGTCTACGGGCTGGCCACGCCGGGTGAGGGCGTGAAGGTCGGCCTGCACGGCGGCGGCCCGGTCGTCGACCCCGACCGGCGCTCCTTCCAGCCCGAACCGACCCGGCTCGCCGCCCTCCGCCGGTACGTCCGCGACTGGCTGCCCGGCCTGGACGCCGACGCGGTCGAGCCGATCCACTGCACCTACACCTCCACCCCCACCGGCGACTTCGTGCTGGACCGCCGCGGCCCGCTGGTCGTCGCCGCCGGGTTCTCCGGCCACGGGTTCAAGTTCACGCCCGCCGTGGGGCGGGTGCTGGCCGACCTCGTGCTCACCGACGCCGCGCCGGAACCGCGCTGGGTTATTCCCGTTCCCCGAAAACGTCCCACGGTGTGA
- a CDS encoding TetR/AcrR family transcriptional regulator: MEFQRARRPEQVAQRRRAILDTARRLLRERPVAEISLRELSDCVGLAKSNVLRYFDSREAVFLEVLDGEWGAWLDELEGRLDGVGDPVAVASVVAASLVARPLLCELVSGMAGVLERNVSVESARGFKARAGVHSGRLAGLVRERVPGVGEAGARHFAHAVLVITAGLWPHANPTEAVARVMRELGSPGAAEVFATGLREFLVNQLAGLVARSTG; the protein is encoded by the coding sequence GTGGAGTTCCAGCGGGCCCGGCGGCCGGAGCAGGTGGCGCAGCGGCGGCGCGCGATCCTCGACACGGCGCGCCGGCTGCTGCGCGAGCGGCCGGTGGCGGAGATCAGCCTGCGCGAGCTGAGCGACTGCGTGGGGCTGGCCAAGTCGAACGTGCTGCGGTACTTCGACAGCCGGGAGGCGGTGTTCCTGGAGGTCCTGGACGGGGAGTGGGGCGCCTGGCTGGACGAGCTGGAGGGACGGCTCGACGGGGTCGGGGACCCGGTGGCGGTGGCGTCGGTGGTGGCGGCCTCGCTGGTGGCGCGACCGCTGCTGTGCGAGCTGGTCAGCGGGATGGCCGGGGTGCTGGAGCGCAACGTCTCGGTGGAGTCGGCCCGGGGGTTCAAGGCGCGGGCGGGGGTGCACTCGGGGCGGTTGGCCGGGTTGGTGCGGGAGCGGGTGCCGGGGGTCGGGGAGGCCGGGGCGCGGCACTTCGCGCACGCCGTGCTGGTGATCACGGCCGGGCTGTGGCCGCACGCCAACCCGACCGAGGCGGTGGCCCGGGTGATGCGGGAGCTGGGGTCGCCGGGGGCGGCCGAGGTGTTCGCGACGGGGTTGCGGGAGTTCCTGGTCAACCAGTTGGCGGGGCTGGTGGCGCGGTCGACCGGGTGA